In Mytilus edulis chromosome 6, xbMytEdul2.2, whole genome shotgun sequence, the following proteins share a genomic window:
- the LOC139528877 gene encoding carboxypeptidase D-like isoform X2 — MVSESPRWIRLGMNFFIVFVSLCHVTSSLDFQYHNYQDLTNYLTNMSNTYPDLTHLYSIGKTVQKRDLHVLAIGKLPQNHLTLRPHVKYVGNMHGNEAVGREMLLHLIDYYLTNYNVNSTIKTFLDNTVVHILPSMNPDGFEVSSEGDCSGVQGRPNNNSYDLNRNFPGYFEVNPRPVQPETQAVMDWLKQHRFILSANLHGGAMVANYPFDNYVNGSIIQVTRYVRSPDDDTFIHLSKVYYYSHANMYTGTHCNDNFPDGITNGALWYPVLGGMQDYNYVREGCFEITLEIGCCKYPQTSELPTFWTYNKDALINFLMAVHSGVKGLVRTPNNTEVAGYDMAVKGRQIMFKSSQYGEYWRLLRPGTHTIQVLSDGKVIAEKQVQVPASGVVREDIYIGDTSSASVLQSCFPFVISLVSIYLHCLGFL, encoded by the exons ATGGTCAGTGAGTCTCCGCGATGGATAAGATTGGGAATGAATTTCTTCATAGTATTTGTAAGTCTGTGTCATGTGACCTCGTCTTTAGACTTTCAATACCACAACTACCAGGATCTGACAAACTACCTGACAAATATGTCCAACACATATCCTGATCTGACGCATTTGTATAGTATTGGGAAAACGGTTCAAA AAAGAGACTTACATGTCCTGGCTATTGGTAAGCTGCCACAGAACCACTTGACCCTGAGACCTCATGTGAAGTATGTAGGAAATATGCATGGAAATGAG GCTGTAGGCAGAGAGATGCTGCTCCATCTGATAGATTATTATCTGACTAACTACAATGTTAATTCCACTATAAAGACATTCCTTGATAATACAGTGGTACATATCCTGCCCTCCATGAATCCTGATGGATTTGAAGTTTCCTCAGAAGGTGACTGCAGTGGAGTACAAGGCAG ACCAAACAATAATAGTTATGACTTGAACAGAAATTTCCCAGGATATTTTGAGGTTAATCCAAGACCTGTTCAACCTGAGACACAAGCAGTGATGGACTGGTTAAAACAACACAGATTTATTCTGTCAGCAAACCTACATGGGGGAGCTATGGTGGCTAACTATCCATTCGATAATTATGTCAATG GTTCCATTATACAGGTGACAAGATATGTAAGGTCCCCAGACGatgatacatttatacatctaTCTAAG GTTTACTACTACTCACACGCCAACATGTACACAGgaacacattgtaatgataatttCCCTGATGGTATTACCAACGGAGCTCTCTGGTACCCTGTTCTAG GTGGAATGCAGGATTATAATTACGTAAGAGAAGGATGTTTTGAAATCACGTTAGAAATCGGCTGTTGTAAATATCCACAAACTTCAGAACTTCCGACATTCTGGACGTACAACAAAGATGCTTTAATCAACTTCCTAATGGCAGTACACAGTG GAGTGAAGGGATTGGTACGAACACCCAACAATACAGAAGTAGCAGGTTATGATATGGCTGTCAAAGGGAGACAAATCATGTTTAAAAGTTCACAGTATGGCGAATATTGGAGACTTCTACGTCCAGGAACACACACCATCCAG GTTCTCTCTGATGGAAAAGTTATAGCAGAGAAACAAGTCCAGGTACCAGCTAGTGGTGTTGTAAGGGAAGATATCTATATAGGTGATACCAGTAGTGCCAGTGTTTTACAGAGTTGTTTCCCTTTCGTCATATCGCTTGTTTCTATATACTTACATTGTTTAGGTTTCTTATag
- the LOC139528877 gene encoding carboxypeptidase D-like isoform X1: protein MVSESPRWIRLGMNFFIVFVSLCHVTSSLDFQYHNYQDLTNYLTNMSNTYPDLTHLYSIGKTVQKRDLHVLAIGKLPQNHLTLRPHVKYVGNMHGNEAVGREMLLHLIDYYLTNYNVNSTIKTFLDNTVVHILPSMNPDGFEVSSEGDCSGVQGRPNNNSYDLNRNFPGYFEVNPRPVQPETQAVMDWLKQHRFILSANLHGGAMVANYPFDNYVNGSIIQVTRYVRSPDDDTFIHLSKVYSYSHANMYTGKHCNDDFPDGITNGALWYPVLGGMQDYNYVREGCFEITLEIGCCKYPQTSELPTFWTYNKDALINFLMAVHSGVKGLVRTPNNTEVAGYDMAVKGRQIMFKSSQYGEYWRLLRPGTHTIQVLSDGKVIAEKQVQVPASGVVREDIYIGDTSSASVLQSCFPFVISLVSIYLHCLGFL from the exons ATGGTCAGTGAGTCTCCGCGATGGATAAGATTGGGAATGAATTTCTTCATAGTATTTGTAAGTCTGTGTCATGTGACCTCGTCTTTAGACTTTCAATACCACAACTACCAGGATCTGACAAACTACCTGACAAATATGTCCAACACATATCCTGATCTGACGCATTTGTATAGTATTGGGAAAACGGTTCAAA AAAGAGACTTACATGTCCTGGCTATTGGTAAGCTGCCACAGAACCACTTGACCCTGAGACCTCATGTGAAGTATGTAGGAAATATGCATGGAAATGAG GCTGTAGGCAGAGAGATGCTGCTCCATCTGATAGATTATTATCTGACTAACTACAATGTTAATTCCACTATAAAGACATTCCTTGATAATACAGTGGTACATATCCTGCCCTCCATGAATCCTGATGGATTTGAAGTTTCCTCAGAAGGTGACTGCAGTGGAGTACAAGGCAG ACCAAACAATAATAGTTATGACTTGAACAGAAATTTCCCAGGATATTTTGAGGTTAATCCAAGACCTGTTCAACCTGAGACACAAGCAGTGATGGACTGGTTAAAACAACACAGATTTATTCTGTCAGCAAACCTACATGGGGGAGCTATGGTGGCTAACTATCCATTCGATAATTATGTCAATG GTTCCATTATACAGGTGACAAGATATGTAAGGTCCCCAGACGatgatacatttatacatctaTCTAAGGTTTACTCCTACTCACACGCCAACATGTACACAGGAAAACATTGTAATGATGATTTCCCTGATGGCATAACCAACGGAGCTCTCTGGTACCCTGTTCTAG GTGGAATGCAGGATTATAATTACGTAAGAGAAGGATGTTTTGAAATCACGTTAGAAATCGGCTGTTGTAAATATCCACAAACTTCAGAACTTCCGACATTCTGGACGTACAACAAAGATGCTTTAATCAACTTCCTAATGGCAGTACACAGTG GAGTGAAGGGATTGGTACGAACACCCAACAATACAGAAGTAGCAGGTTATGATATGGCTGTCAAAGGGAGACAAATCATGTTTAAAAGTTCACAGTATGGCGAATATTGGAGACTTCTACGTCCAGGAACACACACCATCCAG GTTCTCTCTGATGGAAAAGTTATAGCAGAGAAACAAGTCCAGGTACCAGCTAGTGGTGTTGTAAGGGAAGATATCTATATAGGTGATACCAGTAGTGCCAGTGTTTTACAGAGTTGTTTCCCTTTCGTCATATCGCTTGTTTCTATATACTTACATTGTTTAGGTTTCTTATag